TATTCGTAAACCACCCCTCTTGGAGAACACTTTTCACTCTGTTTTCAAATGCTGTCACATATTGTGATTACAATTAATTgcattcttcaaattttcttctttgccttccttAGCTTGCGTTGTACTGTCTTTCCATGTTTGACaataattttatttgattggaCAGAAGCAGCTGATCTCAATGTGCAATATTGGGCTGTTTCTTCTAGCTGCCTCGGCATACTTGTTTTCCTGTGCTCAATTATATGGCATTCAACCAAGAATAGTTCTTTTCCTTGGTGTAGTGTTCGAGAGGCCAAGTTTAACTtaatttttgtactcttttatTCAGCATTGTGCTCTCTGTCTCTTGCCTCAAATTCTTATAGCGGTAAGTACGCAACTATTTAGATACTGTGCTTTCTGTCTCTTGCGTCACATTCTTATAGCGGTAAATGCACAACTATTTCATTAGTTAGATGACTTTTGTATTGGTTGATATCTAATCAGGATATGATTATGCCTAAATTTCTGCACACTTTCATCATTGTTTGTCAGGATTGAATGTAGCAGTGAAGTTGCTGTGGGTATTTTGTCATGGGTTGGCAGCAGTGAGATTTATTCAGCATATTCTTCATACTTTTCCATCATGTGCTTCAATTGGTAAGTATACGACTACAAATTCTGATATTTTTGGAGACACTTAAAACTTTAACATGCTTGAAATATGTTAAACTCAGCTGTTAGATTTTGAGGATAACATATGAGTCAATGATGGGTAAGTAACCAATGTCCGAAAACTAAAATTTTCACTCGAGTGCTTGATCTCTCTATTGTATCTTAGCCAACCAAAAATCTGATTAGTGTTATAATATCCATAATTTGCCGTTGCCATGACAATTGCATTATTTGGAAGGGATTAACAATTTGCATGTGCTTGAAACTGTAAAATCAGGTGTTTGTTTTACTTTCATCTGTAATGCTAGATGTGCAGCAAAGTTGAAGTTACCTAAAGCTGGAAAGCAATTTTAAATTTGGTGCTTGACCTCTCTGTCTTTTGGAAAGTGATCAAAATGATTCTGACGTGTTAAAGTGAGATCCAATTGAAGTTAAATTGCctgcttttaaattttttttagagcCTGTTTGTTttctgcatctctctctctgaggTGAGTGTGTATTTGACCACCATTATTCCAGTTGCCAACTTGCAACTTCATCTGGAAAGTGGAAACACTATTTCCATTAAAGCACAATTGCTACACCCGCTAacgtttattaaaaaaaaaaagcagttAGAGCCTGTTTGTTttctgcatctctctctctgaagtGAGTGTGCATTTGACCACCATTATTCCAGCTGCCAACTTGCAATTTCATCTGGAAAGTGGAAACACTATTTCCATTAAGGAACAATTGCTACACCCGCTAATGTTTATTACTTTCCATTAGCCACCAACATGTTATCATTGCTACTACTAGCTTCCTCCATATGGTTATCATTGCTACTACCACCTTTACCACCAGCAGCTCCGCCATCAACCTTACCCTTCTGCCACCACCTGTTATAAGTACCTTTACTGCCACATCAATATTTGTCTTCAGCATCTTAACCTCCGTGACCATGCCACTGCCTCTGTTGTCTGTGGACCTTCCAAAGACCCCCTTCCACTGCACGACTGCTCATAAACCACCACCTCCGTAATGTGAATCTTGTAGGACTTGGGACTTTTGCCCCTTGCCACTTCTTAATCTGTAGCTGCAATCCCCACCAACACAATCCTCTCAAGTGAAACACCACCATCAGCACTGCATGCTTATTGACTTTTAATGTAATGAATTTTGTACATTAACTGTTGGACTTTCCTAAAATATGCTTTGATTTGCAAGGAGTCATACAGGAATTAAAAAATCCTTTTGAAAGTATACAACCATGGAGTTGCTCACTTATTCTTTAGAGAAACCCTTCCTGGTTGAAGTTGTATTGAGATTAGCATGGTTGATTGGTTACTGTTTCATTAGATTGGCAACTTTTCCTCTCAAACGACTTGTTCATTTGCTGACCATCTCGGACAGACGttggagaggggagagggggaacATCATTTGTTCTTCAGGGAATGAATGGTTTAGAAGTTAGTAATGCCAGTTATCTCCTGATGAATAATGTCCTCTGATTTCATGTCTGACCCTCTGGGTTTGTAAATTTCCTTCCAAAACTCTGTGTGGATACCTTGTTATAGGGATTTTAAAtaatttcttgttcttgtttatgTCTAATTTTTGCTAAATTCTGTTAAGCTATCAACTTGTTATTGGTCAGTCTGTTGGTGAGTGCACGTCTTATCAACATACTTGGACTGAAATACCTCTTGTTATTTGGCTGCATTAAaaattctctttcctcttcttagGTGAGGCACTTTTGGTGACTTCTGGTCttgttttctattttggtgATATGTTCGCATATACTCTTGTAAAGGtcagctggttttgtgctcaaTAGGTTGCATTATATATTCCTGTGTAGTCATCAAACTTGATCCATGTTTTGTGGACCTTGTTTCAGCAGATGGATGCATATTTAACTTCATCAAGTTTAGCTTCTGCACGATATGGAAGTAGAAGAAGTGAGATAAGTACCATCATTCAGGTATGGTTCTCTAACAGAACACAATGATTATGAATGTTGAAACTGGAATTGTAAGGTTGTGCTCTTCTTTGCAGGGAATGCTAGTTGGCCTTGTCGTATTTCCCATGTTTTATAAGTTTGTTCTTCGAATTTGGGCACGCTTAACAGGCATGGTCAACTCTGTAGCTTGTGCAAGTGAAGAAAGAACATCCCAAGGGATTGAGagatcttttattttctatgcCTCTCTGGCAGTTACCTTGATTGTGATTGTTCCTGCATGGATACAATATGTTCAGGATTTTCTTGTGCACCCATTATTATGGTATGTGAGTTCTTTATATTCATGTTGGCATTCTTGATTGCTCTTGAGTGTTTTGAGTTCTTCCCGGCTCCATGTCATAGAAAGAAACTGTATGTAGATTTCaagtttattaattttttgtgaaaaaaatGCTACCTGGTTGCGTGGatcctgcgcccaaacacaggaGTACGCAAATTACTGCCCCACccctcatgaaataaaaaatctcatccatgttgatgcccatACGCATGGTCTCATTGGCCCCCAAGCTGGTGCAGGGGCCGCACGACCAGGCATCGATCTCTTACCtaattttttatgattggttATACATTTCAATGGGTTGCTGTATGTAGATTTCTCTTCATAATAGAACTGTATATTGTGTAGATTGCTCACAATAGAATTTTTCTGATGGTATTGTGCTATTGCTAGATGCTGTGTTTTAGTTTGAATAGAGAAACTTTGGAAATTGCTGCCAGTGTAGTTTTAATAACTTTTTTCCCTTGATGTCATTGAGCTTCAGGCttgcattttattttctaatGTAAAGGGTAATGGGGACATGTATATTCTTTTATGATTGAATAAGCACGTCCTTTTGGAAGCTGTGGACTTTGTACAGATGCAGTTCCATGTTGGAAGGATCTTGCATGTTGTGACAGTATGCCTAATCTCTAATGGACATTTTAACTTATCCTGGTAGTTTCATTGCCACGCAGGAACATTAGCATATCTGATGTTTATCCTTCACTTGCTCCGTATTCCTCCTTTTAGttggaaatgaaagaaaataaggTCAGAAGACTACTGTTATAGTTTGTTAtcatttaaaattatttatgaTATAGTAGTATACATGTCGTGATCACACTGCTTGCATCAAATGGATATGCATAGGATGCAATCATGAGATAAAGATCCTAATGGTGTATTAAATCACTGTCGGTCTTCTTTTTGACAAAGTTGACCTGGATATCCATTACATTGCTTGACCATATCAAGGTAGAAGTGGTCAATGAATCCTAGGGAAGACTAGTGTTTGCCAGATGGACTTGTTAAATCCATTGCCAATTCTTTTTTCTATGTtacataaaagaataaaaaatgtttattttttcttcGGATACATAAATGTTACATTTATCTATTGGTCTCTATAGAGAGggtaaaataattaattttgaCCTACCTGATCAATTAGAGTGGAGTGTTACTTCTGTTCAGGGCTTTTTAGAAGTTTGAAGTACACGTTGCACGTTCCTTACCACTATTTGACAATGTAGATGTTAAAAGTGTTTAGTTTTATTGCTTTTTTAGTACGAATATGTATTAGTAGTTACGTCTGCTTACCTAGCTATGCCTATTTCATGGTTCACCTTAGGAGCTGAGAGCACCCTGTGTCACCTAGCTGCCTTGACCAAAGAGCCCCAGGGCTTTTCTATATAGTTGGTTATATCATGGCAAGAACTGGAACATATAAAAGCGAACCTGTTCCTTGGTTCTAGAACTTGGTCTTCATATTCATTTTGCTTAACCACTTGCTGAGGATGTATCCACCTGCCACATTGTGGAATGAGTGACATAGGATCTTGCTATAtctgtttaaaaaataatagaaatattAAGCTGAGTGTTATTGTCTGCAGATGTCAGATTTGCTACATCTTTTTTGTGTATCCTTGGCCTTAACTGCATGCTTCACCTTATATATAAGATGAGTAAGTGATGACATTTGAGATGACATAGTAAGGTTGTTGCCTGATGTGATGGTAAAAGCTCGGGCTGCTGGTGCGAGGACGCAGGTTCTTGAGTCTTGTTGTGTTATGTCATGCCAAAAGTGCTGTAAGGTTAGGACCAGACATTTTAAAATTGGACCAGGCATCAAACTAAAATGAGGCTCCAGTTCTTagcggttttgggttttgaccTGTCAACCGGTTCAgtcttggttcaatttaagtgattagTTTCTATTGGTTGTTGTTTTAAgagttttaagttgttttaaatcctcccctccacgatttttagagggaggaCTTCTTAGACTTGTATTAGGAATTGGGCCCAaggccatattataaatacaaaacgtgggaggctccccctaCAGATttcagaatttaaaaaaatatagttttatgcttgctgcctttgctgctgTTGCCTTTGCTCCTGTGAGAGTGCTGTTgtcttgtggatctcaaggtgagggattggtggatctccaatcgactccttgcatctgttaagatcgggatgttcttcttcttcactcctcGCATCTGTTCAGATCGGGAGATACATTCTTCAATCAATCTTCAAGCTGCTACTGTTTTGAAGATCAGTTTTTTTTCAAGTAAGTAATTTACAGATTTCTATAATTACCTTCTTCTCACCTTCCAACCTAAACCTACCTACCCACAATCAatccccattaaaccctaactcccCTACACCCCAAACTTTCTGTCCAGTTTTATTCCACCAACCAAATTCAGCCAAATTTCAACCACAGCCCCATCACCCCTCCTCTTCCACTCAACCTTGGTTGTAGGTCCATTCCACcattaaaaaaaccctaattctccatccTTCATTAATTCCCCAAAAACTCTAAATTGCAGATCCATCACTTCTAACCCTCCATTATTCATCAAACCTTGGCCaaatcttctccttcatctctAGAATATTCGACCTTAAGCCCTAGCCTAATTTCcaaactgaaaccctaatttcacctcattttttgtttcctaaaacccaaaaccctaaccctaattttctgaaatttgaaattccATACAAACTTTGATCAAACCTTCACTGTTagcttcccctagacctgcctagcATTACCATATAAAATTTACCCCCATTcacctaaacctaaccctagttttgacctaaacagccccaaaacTGCCAATCGGCTAGTAGGTTGCAAGGGTATGAATTTACCTGGCTCCCAGTAGATTCTATCAtttatctaggactacattatctggtctggtctggtctggtttggtttggtttgttttggtCTGGTCTGATCTGGCTGAACCAAGTGATTCAAATATGGattgtgaaacccggtcaaatttccgaataaatttgaacttttggaatctgtgtgatttcaagttctggttcaactttgcccatactagcctctaagttgtgggccgtcttgattaagaaattcagacctatctcatgactcgcTCCGTAGAAGGCATTCTCGATcagccaactaccgtggccttaaatgagtctcgAGGCGTCTaacggaagacaacacataagcttggcatgctggattaATGGCCTacgaagcctctctctgtcttaggccgaatcccaggtaagaatcccattttatatatatgtatgttgtatttttaattaattagtgtattaggggcagaatagtaatttttaccttatgggaccccgcaccagagctacctgtatcgggtctgctggctggacaagctgcaggacctcccccttaattaaactcaatgtaagtataatttaaaatatatttatataacgttttgtacgaccaaatagggttaaaagggtattttagtaaaattgcctCTGTAGGatccagttccccagtggggaatgtaATTCCGGACAGTTACCCGTATCCGGATCATCCctgatgtcgcatgacatcattctgtagctggaataaagtaataaatacaaaagaatcaattttagaaataatttataaccaaatgaccattc
The nucleotide sequence above comes from Telopea speciosissima isolate NSW1024214 ecotype Mountain lineage chromosome 3, Tspe_v1, whole genome shotgun sequence. Encoded proteins:
- the LOC122653736 gene encoding dolichol kinase EVAN-like isoform X1, producing MAVSAASLINGERAVVLLFISCLLCYTPLSLFFQGFALSLLAFAGFFVEISAENSTSVSRFRTRPGASSGILLGAVTLPAVMHSRLIQLSRAFSAHDIKIEEAADLNVQYWAVSSSCLGILVFLCSIIWHSTKNSSFPWCSVREAKFNLIFVLFYSALCSLSLASNSYSGLNVAVKLLWVFCHGLAAVRFIQHILHTFPSCASIGEALLVTSGLVFYFGDMFAYTLVKMDAYLTSSSLASARYGSRRSEISTIIQGMLVGLVVFPMFYKFVLRIWARLTGMVNSVACASEERTSQGIERSFIFYASLAVTLIVIVPAWIQYVQDFLVHPLLWYVSSLYSCWHS
- the LOC122653736 gene encoding dolichol kinase EVAN-like isoform X2, which codes for MAVSAASLINGERAVVLLFISCLLCYTPLSLFFQGFALSLLAFAGFFVEISAENSTSVSRFRTRPGASSGILLGAVTLPAVMHSRLIQLSRAFSAHDIKIEGLNVAVKLLWVFCHGLAAVRFIQHILHTFPSCASIGEALLVTSGLVFYFGDMFAYTLVKMDAYLTSSSLASARYGSRRSEISTIIQGMLVGLVVFPMFYKFVLRIWARLTGMVNSVACASEERTSQGIERSFIFYASLAVTLIVIVPAWIQYVQDFLVHPLLWYVSSLYSCWHS